Proteins co-encoded in one Luteolibacter sp. Y139 genomic window:
- a CDS encoding type IV pilus twitching motility protein PilT encodes MFTAVHEPPPLPVHNGPVAAPRFTPGMNGATLLGIIFRVCKEVRVSDIQMRSDRPVYIHTNKGVEKLDFLGVLDARHMDEILKELITNRESASHGFGEESDLGQRVEDKIANAIRDFAERKVADFSCNGILMGNNGERSGRLRIQAHLSSSGLGVTCRILNDFIPELESLGIDPDTTSILRMAVQKRAGLCLVTGPTGSGKSTSLAALIDWLRRNHGKHVVTVEDPIEYQYPDDMEDPEYPGRRIPCPSVITQQEVGRDVHSYRQGLKDVLRKAPHVILLGEIRDREAMETCMEAAQTGHLVLSTLHTTGAVKTIGRILELYPKESHASVLSRLAEILIFIHSQGLLNGVQRRVLTYEFLQNNDDSVASAIANYDGGARSLEDVIRRAGNIEWDANLRRLMRQGLITEQTFENARMNRDESEIL; translated from the coding sequence ATGTTCACTGCTGTTCATGAGCCACCACCGCTGCCGGTCCACAATGGTCCGGTTGCTGCCCCGCGCTTCACGCCGGGCATGAATGGCGCGACGCTGCTGGGAATCATTTTCCGGGTGTGCAAGGAGGTCCGCGTCTCGGATATCCAGATGCGCTCCGACCGCCCGGTCTACATCCACACCAACAAGGGCGTGGAGAAACTGGACTTCCTCGGCGTCCTGGATGCCCGCCACATGGATGAGATCCTCAAGGAACTCATCACCAACCGCGAAAGCGCCAGCCACGGCTTCGGCGAAGAGAGCGATCTCGGCCAGCGCGTGGAAGACAAGATCGCCAATGCGATCCGTGACTTCGCCGAACGCAAGGTCGCCGACTTCTCTTGTAACGGCATCCTGATGGGGAACAATGGCGAGCGCTCCGGCCGCCTTCGTATCCAGGCTCACTTGAGTTCCTCCGGTCTCGGCGTCACCTGCCGTATCCTCAACGATTTCATTCCGGAACTCGAAAGCCTCGGCATCGACCCCGACACGACGAGCATCCTGCGCATGGCCGTGCAAAAGCGCGCCGGCCTCTGCCTCGTCACCGGTCCCACCGGCTCGGGCAAGTCGACCAGCCTCGCCGCCCTGATCGATTGGCTCCGCCGCAATCACGGCAAGCACGTCGTGACCGTCGAGGACCCGATCGAATATCAGTATCCGGACGACATGGAGGATCCGGAATACCCGGGCCGCCGCATCCCCTGCCCCAGCGTGATCACGCAGCAGGAAGTCGGCCGCGACGTTCACTCCTACCGCCAGGGCCTCAAGGACGTTCTTCGTAAGGCGCCCCACGTCATTCTTCTCGGGGAAATTCGTGACCGCGAAGCGATGGAAACCTGCATGGAAGCAGCCCAGACCGGTCACTTGGTACTCTCCACGCTACACACAACTGGCGCGGTCAAGACCATCGGTCGTATCCTTGAACTCTACCCCAAGGAAAGTCACGCATCCGTACTTTCACGACTGGCGGAAATCCTCATCTTCATCCACTCTCAGGGCCTGCTCAACGGCGTCCAACGCCGGGTGCTCACCTATGAGTTCCTGCAGAACAACGACGACTCTGTCGCCTCGGCAATTGCCAACTACGATGGCGGTGCCCGTTCTCTGGAAGATGTGATCCGCCGCGCCGGCAACATCGAGTGGGACGCCAACCTGCGCCGCCTGATGCGCCAGGGCCTCATCACCGAACAAACCTTCGAGAACGCCCGCATGAACCGCGACGAATCCGAAATCCTCTGA
- a CDS encoding type II secretion system protein GspD, producing MKPAIAVATLLALPTPHLFAQNDGPVAIDPPLAAAEPAVPNLPPPAPVPEPPPAPADLPAPPAVPAAPGAAELPAAPPVEPVTPPQSDLNASGKPITAHPGAPGAAGQETIQPSDEGYLIKDAPLNDIFQFLAKQAGRQYFHNAKIATPDYRVTGHLNDGNPLNQMEELAFMYGLTLYTKGNTIYALSQAQLGQLPSAEFNYQLQYLRPTDIEQIKSLLVPMLTPGTGIVNFEPKTNTIVIIDTAHRIEQAREFLHNIDKAKGQIVVETKIIRVNSTAAQRTGVNWSASLGEAGTSLELAGSLNSLFGINTAGFVTKGGTTGSALSSAETTTAAAGSTSDLVLSPIQLNGVLRALAEGNFATQISNPTLITEDNEQGSISIIDRVPIITQTQSGTGNTAIVTEEVRYKIDASDKAITDEPDKHREIGISLSVTPTLLPDGTVRMKLRPRSAQIVQQVVGQTGNVYPRVTESMIESLSRVPDGHSLIVGGFYGEVQNKDRTKIPLLGDLPVLNFFFKSKDTIKEHASLVFIVTPTSYDPSSKKATAQQSSRIHRNTMLPQDHDWVDPECNPGPAHEPNLQRGIRDLRPQEAPYYPTEQELNRSKAAPAPVPASTTKSRSRAGNPSK from the coding sequence ATGAAGCCTGCCATCGCCGTCGCCACGTTGCTGGCCCTCCCTACGCCCCATCTTTTCGCTCAGAATGATGGGCCCGTAGCCATTGATCCTCCTCTCGCTGCGGCCGAGCCCGCGGTGCCGAATCTGCCGCCGCCCGCCCCTGTTCCGGAGCCCCCTCCTGCTCCCGCTGACCTGCCCGCGCCTCCGGCCGTGCCCGCCGCACCCGGAGCTGCCGAGTTGCCGGCTGCCCCGCCGGTGGAACCAGTGACACCGCCGCAATCCGATCTCAATGCTTCTGGCAAGCCCATCACCGCCCATCCGGGCGCTCCTGGTGCCGCCGGCCAAGAGACCATTCAACCGTCCGACGAAGGCTACCTCATCAAGGACGCCCCGTTGAATGACATCTTCCAGTTCCTCGCCAAGCAGGCAGGCCGCCAGTACTTCCACAACGCGAAGATCGCCACGCCGGACTATCGCGTGACGGGTCACCTCAATGATGGCAACCCGCTCAATCAAATGGAAGAGCTGGCCTTCATGTATGGCCTCACGCTCTACACCAAGGGCAACACCATCTACGCCCTGAGCCAGGCCCAGCTCGGCCAGCTGCCCAGCGCCGAGTTCAACTACCAGCTCCAGTACCTCCGCCCGACCGATATCGAGCAGATCAAGTCCCTGCTGGTTCCGATGCTCACTCCGGGCACCGGCATCGTGAACTTCGAGCCGAAGACGAATACAATCGTCATCATCGACACCGCCCACCGCATCGAGCAGGCCCGCGAATTCCTCCACAACATCGACAAGGCCAAGGGCCAGATCGTCGTCGAAACGAAGATCATCCGGGTCAACAGCACTGCCGCCCAACGCACCGGTGTGAACTGGTCCGCCTCGCTCGGTGAGGCCGGCACCTCGCTGGAACTCGCTGGCAGCCTCAACTCGCTGTTCGGCATCAATACCGCCGGCTTCGTCACCAAGGGCGGCACCACCGGTTCCGCGCTCTCCTCGGCTGAAACCACCACTGCCGCCGCCGGCAGCACCTCCGACCTGGTGCTGTCACCGATCCAGCTCAATGGCGTGTTGCGCGCTCTGGCCGAAGGAAACTTCGCCACCCAGATCTCCAACCCAACGCTGATCACGGAAGACAACGAACAAGGTTCGATCTCCATCATCGACCGCGTGCCGATCATCACGCAGACCCAGAGCGGCACCGGCAATACCGCCATCGTGACCGAAGAAGTCCGCTACAAGATCGATGCCTCCGACAAGGCCATCACCGACGAGCCCGACAAGCATCGCGAAATCGGTATCTCCCTCTCGGTCACGCCGACGCTCCTTCCGGACGGCACCGTCCGCATGAAGCTCCGCCCGCGCTCCGCACAGATCGTGCAGCAGGTGGTCGGCCAGACCGGCAACGTTTACCCCCGCGTAACGGAGTCGATGATCGAATCGCTCTCGCGCGTTCCGGATGGCCACTCGCTCATCGTCGGCGGCTTCTACGGCGAGGTTCAGAACAAGGATCGCACCAAGATCCCGCTCCTCGGCGACCTCCCGGTCCTGAACTTCTTCTTCAAGAGCAAGGACACCATCAAGGAACACGCCAGCCTCGTCTTCATCGTGACTCCCACGTCCTACGATCCGTCGAGCAAGAAGGCGACCGCCCAACAGTCCAGCCGCATCCATCGCAATACGATGCTGCCGCAAGATCACGACTGGGTGGACCCTGAGTGCAATCCGGGCCCGGCTCACGAGCCGAACCTTCAGCGGGGTATCCGCGATCTGCGCCCGCAGGAAGCGCCCTACTATCCGACCGAACAGGAGTTGAACCGCTCCAAGGCGGCTCCGGCACCGGTTCCGGCATCGACGACGAAGAGCCGCTCGCGCGCTGGTAACCCGAGCAAGTGA